A genome region from Oryzias melastigma strain HK-1 linkage group LG12, ASM292280v2, whole genome shotgun sequence includes the following:
- the LOC112136164 gene encoding kinesin-like protein KIF2A, producing the protein MAAVFGRIYVGIYVEIKRSDGRIHQAMVTSLHEDNDSVTVEWIENGDTKGKEIDLESVFALNPDLAPEEEIPQSPEPPLPPSSVSKISKVPKAKRATAIPKPESAPRENRAAAVGTTRARPSQHSQPAEPPPPSIAPPSAANQQLQQQNARRKSNCVKEVEKLQEKREKRRLQQQELREKRAQEVDVNLPNYEIMCMIRDFRASLDYRPLTSNDLIEEHRICVCVRARPLNKKEISVKDLDVITIPSKDVVMVHEPKQKVDLTRFLENQTFRFDYAFDENSTNEMVYRFTAQPLVETIFERGMATCFAYGQTGSGKTHTMGGDFSGKNQDCSKGIYALSARDVFLMLKKPVYKKMELQVYATFFEIYSGKVFDLLNHKAKLRVLEDGKQQVQVVGLQEREVKCTEDVLKLIEMGNSCRTSGQTSANAHSSRSHAVFQIILRRRGKMHGKFSLIDLAGNERGADTSSADRQTRLEGAEINKSLLALKECIRALGRNKPHTPFRASKLTQVLRDSFIGENSRTCMIATISPGMASCENTLNTLRYANRVKEFGISPSDIPFSQSGGGGGRSELSPTYKMKELSVDPAAALDFHQGGHITQLEVLEAQWGVGSSPQRDDLKLLCEQNEEEVSPQLFTFHEAVSQLVEMEEQMLEDHRAVFQESIRWLEDEKVLLEMTEEVDYDVESYATQLEQILDQKIDILIELRDKVKSFRCALQEEEQASKQITPKRPRAL; encoded by the exons ATGGCGGCGGTTTTCGGGAGGATTTACGTGGGGATTTACGTGGAGATCAAGCGAAGTGACG GGCGGATCCACCAGGCCATGGTCACCTCCCTGCACGAGGACAACGACAGCGTGACGGTGGAGTGGATCGAGAACGGGGACACCAAAGGGAAGGAG ATCGACCTGGAGAGTGTCTTCGCTCTCAATCCGGATTTAGCTCCTGAAGAGGAGATTCCTCAGAGTCCAgaacctcctcttcctccctccagCGTGTCAAAGATCAGCAAAGTCCCGAAG GCCAAACGGGCCACTGCCATCCCGAAGCCTGAAAGCGCTCCCCGGGAGAACAGAG CTGCAGCAGTGGGAACCACCAGAGCCCGTCCCAGCCAGCACAGCCAGCCCGCGgagcccccacccccctccaTCGCCCCTCcgtctgcagccaatcagcagctgcagcagcagaacg CTCGCAGGAAGTCCAACTGCGTGAAGGAGGTGgagaagctgcaggagaaacGGGAGAAGAgacgtctgcagcagcaggagctgaGAGAGAAGAGAGCCCAG GAAGTGGACGTAAACTTACCCAACTATGAGATCATGTGCATGATCCGAGACTTCAGAGCCAGTCTGGACTACAGACCTCTGACCTCAAACGACCTG ATCGAGGAGCACAGGATCTGTGTGTGCGTCCGTGCACGGCCGCTGAACAAAAAAG AAATCTCCGTGAAGGATCTGGACGTGATCACCATTCCCAGCAAAGACGTGGTCATGGTCCACGAGCCCAAGCAGAAGGTGGACCTGACCCGCTTCCTGGAGAACCAGACCTTCCGCTTCGACTACGCTTTCGACGAGAACTCCACCAACGAAATGGTTTACAG GTTCACGGCTCAGCCGCTGGTCGAGACCATCTTCGAGAGGGGGATGGCGACCTGCTTCGCGTACGGGCAGACGGGAAGCGGGAAAACTCAC ACGATGGGAGGAGACTTCTCTGGGAAGAACCAGGACTGCTCCAAAGGCATCTACGCGCTGTCAG CCAGAGACGTCTTCCTCATGCTGAAGAAGccggtttataaaaaaatggagCTGCAAGTCTATGCCACGTTCTTTGAGATCTACAGCGGAAAG GTGTTCGACCTGCTGAACCACAAGGCAAAGCTGCGCGTCCTGGAGGACGGGAAGCAGCAGGTGCAGGTGGTGGGGCTGCAGGAGAGGGAGGTGAAGTGCACGGAGGACGTCCTCAAACTCATCGAGATGGGAAACAGCTGCAG GACGTCGGGTCAGACGTCCGCCAACGCTCACTCGTCTCGGAGCCACGCCGTTTTCCAGATCATCCTGCGGCGGCGGGGGAAGATGCACGGGAAGTTTTCCCTCATCGACCTGGCGGGGAACGAGAGGGGCGCCGACACGTCCAGCGCCGACCGGCAGACCCGGCTGGAGGGAGCCGAAATCAACAAGAGTCTGCTGGCGCTGAAG GAATGCATCCGAGCTCTGGGCAGAAACAAACCTCACACTCCGTTCAGAGCCAGCAAGTTAACTCAGGTGCTGCGGGACTCGTTCATAGGAGAAAACTCCAGAACGTGTATG ATCGCAACCATCTCTCCTGGAATGGCGTCCTGTGAAAACACGCTGAACACGCTCAGATACGCCAACAG AGTGAAGGAGTTCGGGATAAGCCCCTCTGACATCCCCTTCTCGCAGAGCGGCGGCGGGGGAGGCCGATCCGAGCTGTCCCCGACTTACAA GATGAAGGAGCTCTCTGTGGATCCCGCGGCGGCGCTGGACTTCCACCAGGGAGGACACATCACCCAGCTGGAGGTTCTGGAGGCCCAGTGGGGCGTGGGCAGCTCGCCGCAGAGAGACGACCTGAAGCTGCTCTGCGAACAGAAC gaggaggaggtttCCCCACAGCTCTTCACCTTCCATGAAGCCGTGTCTCAGCTGGTGGAGATGGAGGAGCAGATGCTGGAGGACCACAGAGCCGTTTTCCAG GAGTCCATCCGCTGGCTGGAGGACGAGAAGGTGCTTTTAGAAATGACGGAGGAGGTCGACTACGACGTGGAATCCTACGCAACTCAGCTGGAGCAGATTCTGGATCAGAAGATCGACATTCTCATTGAGCTGAGAG ATAAAGTCAAATCTTTCCGCTGCGCCCTCCAGGAAGAGGAACAAGCCAGCAAACAGATAACGCCCAAAAGGCCGCGAGCGCTATAG